A stretch of Aedes aegypti strain LVP_AGWG chromosome 2, AaegL5.0 Primary Assembly, whole genome shotgun sequence DNA encodes these proteins:
- the LOC23687956 gene encoding holotricin-3 isoform X2, with product MNKFLALAVFAVLAVSLTHASGYGSGGQGSVGGGHGQQGFSQGGGHGGGFGGGQGGGHGGGQGSGFGGGHGGSQGGGFGQGGHGQQGFGVGGGHGQQGFGGGSSGHGGGFGQGGHGQQGFGQGGGFGGQGSHGQSGFGGGHGGGKQGFGSGGHGSSGHGHGHEHGYKKHGY from the exons gCTCTCGCGGTTTTCGCCGTTCTGGCAGTTTCCTTAACGCACGCATCGGGATACGGCTCAGGAGGTCAAGGTAGCGTTG GTGGAGGTCATGGTCAGCAAGGGTTTAGTCAAGGAGGCGGTCATGGAGGTGGATTCGGAGGTGGCCAGGGAGGTGGCCATGGAGGTGGCCAGGGAAGTGGCTTCGGAGGTGGTCATGGAGGCAGCCAGGGAGGTGGCTTTGGACAGGGAGGCCACGGCCAACAAGGATTTGGTGTAGGAGGAGGTCATGGACAGCAAGGATTTGGCGGCGGAAGCAGTGGTCATGGAGGTGGATTTGGACAAGGGGGCCATGGACAGCAAGGATTTGGCCAGGGAGGTGGTTTCGGAGGACAGGGATCGCACGGTCAATCTGGATTCGGAGGTGGTCATGGCGGTGGCAAACAGGGCTTTGGATCTGGCGGCCATGGTTCTAGTGGACAT GGTCACGGTCATGAGCACGGATACAAGAAACATGgatattaa
- the LOC110676328 gene encoding G-box-binding factor-like produces MAKFVIALVLSVLIVAVAANKPSQSKQHQPQPHHQTQSHHQPQPHHQTQVHHQPQGHHQQQQGHKQQPHHQPQGHHQPQVQHGHQQQGHGFGASHGQQHGGFQHGQKKHH; encoded by the exons ATGGCCAAGTTTGTg ATCGCCCTGGTGCTCTCGGTCCTGATCGTAGCCGTTGCTGCCAACAAACCCTCTCAGTCGAAGCAGCATCAGCCTCAGCCCCATCACCAAACCCAATCACACCACCAACCGCAGCCTCACCATCAGACTCAAGTGCATCATCAACCACAGGGACATCACCAGCAGCAGCAAGGCCATAAGCAGCAGCCTCACCACCAGCCACAGGGCCACCATCAGCCTCAAGTGCAGCACGGTCATCAACAGCAAGGCCATGGCTTCGGTGCCAGTCACGGACAGCAGCATGGTGGATTCCAGCATGGACAGAAGAAGCACCATTAA
- the LOC23687956 gene encoding holotricin-3 isoform X1: MNKFLALAVFAVLAVSLTHASGYGSGGQGSVGKNSFSKHDGEGGGHGQQGFSQGGGHGGGFGGGQGGGHGGGQGSGFGGGHGGSQGGGFGQGGHGQQGFGVGGGHGQQGFGGGSSGHGGGFGQGGHGQQGFGQGGGFGGQGSHGQSGFGGGHGGGKQGFGSGGHGSSGHGHGHEHGYKKHGY; the protein is encoded by the exons gCTCTCGCGGTTTTCGCCGTTCTGGCAGTTTCCTTAACGCACGCATCGGGATACGGCTCAGGAGGTCAAGGTAGCGTTGGTAAAAATAGTTTCTCAAAACATGATGGTGAAG GTGGAGGTCATGGTCAGCAAGGGTTTAGTCAAGGAGGCGGTCATGGAGGTGGATTCGGAGGTGGCCAGGGAGGTGGCCATGGAGGTGGCCAGGGAAGTGGCTTCGGAGGTGGTCATGGAGGCAGCCAGGGAGGTGGCTTTGGACAGGGAGGCCACGGCCAACAAGGATTTGGTGTAGGAGGAGGTCATGGACAGCAAGGATTTGGCGGCGGAAGCAGTGGTCATGGAGGTGGATTTGGACAAGGGGGCCATGGACAGCAAGGATTTGGCCAGGGAGGTGGTTTCGGAGGACAGGGATCGCACGGTCAATCTGGATTCGGAGGTGGTCATGGCGGTGGCAAACAGGGCTTTGGATCTGGCGGCCATGGTTCTAGTGGACAT GGTCACGGTCATGAGCACGGATACAAGAAACATGgatattaa
- the LOC23687956 gene encoding holotricin-3 isoform X3, whose amino-acid sequence MNKFLALAVFAVLAVSLTHASGYGSGGQGGGHGQQGFSQGGGHGGGFGGGQGGGHGGGQGSGFGGGHGGSQGGGFGQGGHGQQGFGVGGGHGQQGFGGGSSGHGGGFGQGGHGQQGFGQGGGFGGQGSHGQSGFGGGHGGGKQGFGSGGHGSSGHGHGHEHGYKKHGY is encoded by the exons gCTCTCGCGGTTTTCGCCGTTCTGGCAGTTTCCTTAACGCACGCATCGGGATACGGCTCAGGAGGTCAAG GTGGAGGTCATGGTCAGCAAGGGTTTAGTCAAGGAGGCGGTCATGGAGGTGGATTCGGAGGTGGCCAGGGAGGTGGCCATGGAGGTGGCCAGGGAAGTGGCTTCGGAGGTGGTCATGGAGGCAGCCAGGGAGGTGGCTTTGGACAGGGAGGCCACGGCCAACAAGGATTTGGTGTAGGAGGAGGTCATGGACAGCAAGGATTTGGCGGCGGAAGCAGTGGTCATGGAGGTGGATTTGGACAAGGGGGCCATGGACAGCAAGGATTTGGCCAGGGAGGTGGTTTCGGAGGACAGGGATCGCACGGTCAATCTGGATTCGGAGGTGGTCATGGCGGTGGCAAACAGGGCTTTGGATCTGGCGGCCATGGTTCTAGTGGACAT GGTCACGGTCATGAGCACGGATACAAGAAACATGgatattaa
- the LOC23687983 gene encoding uncharacterized protein LOC23687983 — translation MFKLILISALIAAAFCMPADKEKSEQLTPSETSWNSAWANPANPNAAAWGGNTWNRWNNPNADPRWNRWGAEPWNRQWGGANTAGWNQWNRAGAWPGAAAAPIAARGWNPW, via the exons ATACTCATCTCTGCCCTGATTGCGGCTGCCTTCTGTATGCCCGCTGACAAG GAAAAGTCTGAACAATTGACTCCATCGGAGACTTCGTGGAACTCTGCCTGGGCCAACCCGGCCAACCCGAACGCTGCGGCTTGGGGTGGAAACACCTGGAACCGATGGAACAACCCCAATGCCGATCCCCGGTGGAACCGATGGGGAGCTGAGCCTTGGAACCGCCAGTGGGGAGGAGCCAACACTGCCGGATGGAACCAGTGGAACCGTGCCGGAGCTTGGCCAGGTGCTGCTGCTGCCCCTATTGCTGCTCGCGGCTGGAACCCATGGTAA